A genomic window from Quercus lobata isolate SW786 chromosome 10, ValleyOak3.0 Primary Assembly, whole genome shotgun sequence includes:
- the LOC115962900 gene encoding transcription elongation factor TFIIS-like, producing MTTETEVLKFRLPNPETDVGMAFLDHQNSKKPIINDRKGGGFEKDSGVPNRKRLIIKIPNPKAKIETTTVPLKNNIDDHHHQDFKPITKTSCYRERVRNQLQEAFSRVSSETDESISPAIDPVQVAVSVESAMIERIGWSNPIKKANYQSVLFNLKDPKNPDLRRKVLLGEIKPETLVTMSAEEMASHKRQSENIQIQLKSLKRCMHDADEEEKATTDMFQCSRCRERKCTYYQMQTRSADEPMTTYVTCCKCSKRWKV from the coding sequence ATGACAACAGAGACTGAGGTTCTCAAGTTTCGGCTTCCCAATCCTGAAACAGATGTGGGTATGGCTTTTCTTGATCATCAAAATTCCAAGAAACCCATCATCAACGACCGTAAAGGTGGTGGCTTTGAAAAGGATTCCGGGGTTCCAAACAGAAAGAGGCTGATAATCAAGATTCCTAATCCTAAGGCAAAAATAGAAACGACCACAGTGCCTTTGAAGAACAATATTGACGATCATCATCACCAAGATTTCAAACCCATCACCAAAACCTCTTGTTACCGTGAGAGGGTTAGGAATCAGTTGCAAGAGGCCTTTTCTAGAGTTTCTTCTGAAACTGATGAGAGCATATCACCAGCAATAGACCCAGTTCAAGTGGCTGTTTCAGTAGAGTCTGCTATGATTGAAAGGATTGGGTGGTCTAATCCCATCAAGAAGGCTAATTATCAATCCGTCTTGTTCAATCTCAAAGACCCAAAGAACCCAGATTTGAGGAGGAAGGTGCTTCTTGGAGAGATCAAGCCTGAGACTCTTGTAACCATGAGTGCAGAGGAGATGGCCAGTCACAAGAGGCAGAGTGAGAACATTCAGATACAATTGAAAAGCTTGAAAAGATGTATGCATGATGCTGATGAGGAAGAAAAGGCCACCACTGACATGTTCCAGTGCAGCCGGTGTCGCGAGCGCAAGTGTACCTATTACCAGATGCAGACCCGGAGTGCCGATGAACCCATGACAACTTACGTCACTTGTTGCAAATGCAGCAAACGTTGGAAGGTCTAA